ATGGCTGGAGCACCGCGCGGGAGGTTTGCCCTCCTCTTGAAGAAGCTCCCCACGAGGTCGCCGAGAAGGGCACCGAACGAGAGCAGGAAAGCGAGCATGAGGGCGGTTTTAAGAGTTCCATAGAAGCCGGGGGTGAGGAAGTACTGGATCACACCGACGAGAGTTCCGGCGGAAACTCCACCGATGAGGCCCCGCCAGGTCTTTCCGTCGCCGAAAAGCCTTCTCCCGTCCCTCCAGTGTCTGCCGCCATCTATGGGCCTCCCCCCACCAAGAAGCACGGGGGAAGCGTTGGCGACGTAAGCCGGCAGTATGTACCAGAACGCCCAGAGGAGAGATGAGAGTGACGCCGTCATAATTTCACCCGATTTGATTATCGAGGCCCGGTTTTAAAGCTACCGCTTTCAAGTGGATTCAAGACAGTTTATGAGTCTCTCAAGAACCTCCTCGTCCCTGTGCTCGATCAGGAACTTCAGAATCCTCTCGGCAAGGGCGTTCCTCCTCATCGCGAACGTAATGCTCTCACGTATCGACTCCGCTTCCTCGCTTTCCTCGCCCTCAAGCTCCTTCAACGCTCTCTCAAGGTTGGCCCTCGTCTGCTGTATGTCCTCCATTATCTTTCCGTAGTAAGCAGCCTGGCGCCAGTCCTTCAGGAGCTTTGTGGCCTTGTAGTAGGCCTTCTTATCTCCGGGCTTCTTGATCCTTACAACCAGCCCTATGCGCTCCATGAACTTGAGGGCGGTGCTCACGTGGGAGAGGGAATATCCAGTTGCTTCGGCAATCTCGCCCAAGCTCATCGGTTCCCTGGCCAGAAAAAGAACCCCGTATATGTAACCGTAAAGCTCGTTGAAACCGAACCTTCTCGCTGCTCCAGCAAAATGATCCATGATTACCTTCTTGGCCTCGTCCACACCCATAACCAACACCTCAGTTAATA
The window above is part of the Thermococcus sp. MAR1 genome. Proteins encoded here:
- a CDS encoding CDP-2,3-bis-(O-geranylgeranyl)-sn-glycerol synthase, which translates into the protein MTASLSSLLWAFWYILPAYVANASPVLLGGGRPIDGGRHWRDGRRLFGDGKTWRGLIGGVSAGTLVGVIQYFLTPGFYGTLKTALMLAFLLSFGALLGDLVGSFFKRRANLPRGAPAIGLDQLGFLISALALAYPVKTLDSGQIIFLLVVSPFVHWGANYFAYRVGWKGVPW
- a CDS encoding GbsR/MarR family transcriptional regulator, encoding MGVDEAKKVIMDHFAGAARRFGFNELYGYIYGVLFLAREPMSLGEIAEATGYSLSHVSTALKFMERIGLVVRIKKPGDKKAYYKATKLLKDWRQAAYYGKIMEDIQQTRANLERALKELEGEESEEAESIRESITFAMRRNALAERILKFLIEHRDEEVLERLINCLEST